In the genome of Rhodobium gokarnense, one region contains:
- the cbiB gene encoding adenosylcobinamide-phosphate synthase CbiB: MFPETLAALLLALIIDALVGDPDPVWRRLSHPVVLFGHLIDVLDRKLNLEDAADGRRRGGGVLTVVVLLSVAIGIGIALQMGLARLPFGDFAIGLLASILIAQRGLYEHVAIVRDALLKDGLKGGREAVAKVVGRDPDRLNEAGVVRAATESLAENFSDAVVAPAFWFAIFGLPGLLVYKALNTADSMIGHRNARYSEFGWAAARLDDLANLVPARLSALVIAGATFLADRAAARKALRTALRDARKHRSPNAGWPEAAFAGALDIALAGPRVYAGVVIDDDFVNDGGKKELAEGDLDRALGLFAAAGVFHAGIYAVLMIGALSLGATVLIAP; encoded by the coding sequence ATGTTTCCGGAAACCCTCGCAGCCCTTCTCCTTGCCCTCATCATCGATGCGCTGGTCGGCGATCCCGATCCGGTGTGGCGCCGACTGTCCCATCCGGTCGTGCTGTTCGGCCACCTGATCGATGTTCTGGACCGCAAGCTCAACCTGGAAGACGCCGCAGACGGTCGCCGGCGCGGTGGCGGCGTCCTCACCGTCGTCGTTCTTCTTAGTGTCGCCATCGGCATCGGTATCGCCCTGCAGATGGGTCTCGCCCGCCTGCCCTTCGGCGATTTCGCCATCGGCCTTCTGGCTTCGATCCTGATCGCCCAGCGCGGGCTCTACGAGCACGTCGCCATCGTCCGAGACGCACTTTTGAAGGACGGGCTCAAGGGCGGCCGCGAGGCCGTCGCCAAGGTCGTCGGCCGCGACCCGGACCGGCTGAACGAGGCCGGTGTCGTGCGCGCGGCGACCGAATCGCTAGCCGAGAACTTCTCCGATGCCGTCGTCGCGCCGGCCTTCTGGTTCGCGATCTTCGGCCTGCCGGGGCTGCTTGTCTACAAGGCCCTCAACACGGCCGATTCCATGATCGGCCACCGCAACGCGCGCTATTCGGAGTTCGGCTGGGCCGCTGCCCGCCTCGACGATCTTGCCAACCTCGTCCCGGCCCGGCTTTCCGCCCTCGTCATTGCCGGCGCGACCTTCCTTGCCGACCGCGCAGCCGCCAGGAAGGCGCTCCGCACCGCGCTCCGCGATGCCAGGAAACACCGCTCGCCAAATGCCGGATGGCCGGAGGCCGCCTTTGCCGGGGCCCTCGACATCGCCCTTGCCGGCCCGCGGGTCTATGCCGGCGTCGTCATCGACGACGACTTCGTCAACGACGGCGGCAAGAAGGAATTGGCGGAAGGCGACCTCGACCGGGCCCTGGGGCTTTTTGCCGCCGCCGGCGTCTTCCATGCCGGCATCTATGCGGTGCTGATGATCGGTGCCCTTTCTCTCGGCGCCACCGTGCTCATCGCGCCCTGA
- a CDS encoding NmrA family NAD(P)-binding protein, translated as MTDTKKIVVLAGATGDLGSLIAKELLAKPEVTLRVLVRPESVAKVASLSERGVEVVEVDLASEDQGGVLDGAMAGAFSVVSAVQGGPDIIVGAQLRLLEAARKAGVRRFIPSNFSYNIFGLDDGDNINSDDRRAFARAADDASGDVEVVQIQIGAFNDKRVTFGFLGAFDLGEGRAFLWGNGNKDMDFTTYADAARYTAEAAVDDEPLPPLFEVAGETVDFHGLVKAYEAGSGKSITVSNMGTLADLDAELERRRLAEPGNMYAWLPLMYWRAMLSGKAKLQSIANDRYPHIRPTGIAEYVRSEGL; from the coding sequence ATGACCGACACGAAGAAGATCGTCGTTCTCGCAGGCGCAACGGGTGATTTGGGCTCGTTGATCGCAAAAGAGCTTCTGGCAAAGCCGGAGGTGACGCTGCGCGTCCTCGTCCGTCCCGAAAGCGTCGCCAAGGTCGCAAGCCTCAGCGAGCGGGGCGTCGAGGTCGTCGAGGTCGACCTGGCGAGCGAGGACCAGGGCGGCGTGCTGGACGGGGCGATGGCCGGTGCCTTCTCGGTCGTCTCGGCGGTCCAGGGCGGCCCTGATATCATCGTCGGCGCCCAGCTTCGCCTGCTTGAGGCCGCGCGCAAGGCCGGCGTGCGCCGGTTCATCCCCTCCAACTTCTCCTACAACATCTTCGGCCTTGATGACGGCGACAACATCAACTCCGACGACCGCCGCGCCTTTGCGCGCGCCGCAGATGACGCAAGCGGCGATGTGGAGGTCGTCCAGATTCAGATCGGCGCATTCAACGACAAGAGGGTCACCTTCGGCTTCCTCGGCGCATTCGACCTCGGCGAAGGACGCGCCTTCCTGTGGGGCAACGGCAACAAGGACATGGACTTCACGACCTATGCCGACGCCGCCCGCTACACCGCCGAGGCGGCCGTCGACGACGAGCCCCTGCCGCCGCTCTTCGAAGTGGCCGGCGAAACCGTGGATTTCCATGGGCTGGTAAAGGCCTATGAGGCGGGCTCAGGCAAATCCATCACGGTCAGCAATATGGGCACCCTCGCCGATCTCGACGCCGAGCTTGAGCGCCGCCGGCTGGCGGAGCCCGGCAACATGTACGCCTGGCTGCCGCTGATGTACTGGCGCGCAATGCTGTCCGGGAAAGCCAAGCTGCAATCGATCGCCAACGACCGCTATCCGCACATCAGGCCGACCGGCATCGCGGAATATGTGCGCAGCGAAGGCCTGTGA
- a CDS encoding RsmB/NOP family class I SAM-dependent RNA methyltransferase, giving the protein MKDGGRLTAAIEIIDDIFSRRRPAADALKDWGLGHRFAGSGDRAAIGNLVFDVLRRRLSLAWRMGDESARSLVLGAYGTMWRRDIADLDAVLSDDRHAPEPLSDGERAALSGDVPEGAPDHMRADVPEWLWPEFVAAFGERAVEEGRALAGRAPLDLRVNTLKADREKVAKALARFDAAETPLSPVGLRIAAPEGPKRLPHVQSEDAFRKGWFEVQDEASQLAALLAGGLGGGQSVDYCAGAGGKTLALAAQSRNAGQIYAHDADQRRFGDIRERLKRAGVRNVQLRGPDGDTLADLEGRADTVLVDAPCTGTGTWRRRPDAKWRVAPGALELRIAEQEQVLAEAARLVKPGGHLVYATCSLLAAENEGRIAAFLDANPGFRLTAPADAWLAATGAAMPDGIGVTLKDRGEVARLTPATTETDGFFVALMQRAE; this is encoded by the coding sequence ATGAAGGACGGCGGCCGCCTGACGGCGGCGATAGAGATCATCGACGACATCTTCTCGCGGCGCCGCCCGGCGGCCGATGCGCTGAAGGACTGGGGCCTTGGCCACCGCTTCGCCGGCTCCGGCGACCGGGCGGCGATCGGCAATCTCGTTTTCGACGTGCTGCGGCGGCGGCTGTCGCTGGCCTGGCGCATGGGCGACGAGAGCGCCCGGTCCCTGGTGCTCGGCGCCTACGGGACGATGTGGCGGCGCGACATCGCAGACCTCGATGCGGTGCTCAGTGACGACCGCCATGCGCCGGAGCCCTTGAGCGATGGCGAGCGGGCGGCGCTCTCGGGTGATGTCCCCGAGGGCGCGCCGGACCATATGCGGGCCGACGTGCCGGAGTGGCTGTGGCCGGAATTCGTCGCCGCCTTCGGGGAGCGCGCCGTCGAGGAGGGCAGGGCGCTCGCCGGGCGGGCGCCGCTCGACCTGCGCGTCAACACGCTGAAGGCGGACCGGGAGAAGGTCGCCAAGGCACTTGCGCGCTTCGACGCCGCAGAGACGCCGCTGTCGCCCGTCGGCCTTCGCATCGCCGCGCCGGAGGGGCCGAAGCGGCTGCCCCATGTGCAGTCGGAGGACGCCTTCAGGAAGGGCTGGTTCGAGGTCCAGGACGAGGCGAGCCAGCTTGCCGCACTGCTTGCGGGTGGGCTCGGCGGCGGCCAGTCGGTGGATTATTGCGCCGGCGCTGGCGGCAAGACCCTGGCGCTTGCCGCCCAGTCCCGCAATGCCGGCCAGATCTACGCCCACGACGCCGACCAGCGGCGCTTCGGCGACATCCGCGAACGGCTGAAGCGGGCGGGCGTGCGAAATGTCCAGCTCCGGGGACCCGACGGCGACACGCTCGCCGACCTCGAAGGTCGCGCCGATACGGTGCTGGTCGATGCGCCCTGCACGGGCACCGGCACCTGGCGCCGGCGGCCGGACGCCAAATGGCGGGTCGCACCGGGGGCTCTGGAACTGAGGATCGCGGAGCAGGAACAGGTGCTCGCCGAGGCCGCCCGGCTGGTCAAGCCCGGCGGCCATCTGGTCTATGCCACCTGCTCGCTGCTTGCCGCCGAAAACGAAGGCCGCATCGCGGCCTTTCTCGACGCCAATCCCGGGTTCAGGCTGACGGCGCCGGCGGATGCCTGGCTGGCGGCGACCGGCGCAGCGATGCCGGATGGGATCGGGGTCACTCTCAAGGACCGCGGCGAGGTCGCGCGACTCACGCCGGCGACGACGGAGACGGACGGGTTCTTCGTCGCTCTGATGCAGCGGGCCGAATGA
- a CDS encoding winged helix-turn-helix transcriptional regulator — translation MDGTDLPIRHTADCMKASQVLSRIAGKWSVLVIMLLRAHPLRFSELKRGIEGISQRMLTLTLRNLERDGLVTRTVTPSIPPRVDYELTDLGHSLAGPIEAVGTWAFRNMSRIEAAQARYDATD, via the coding sequence ATGGACGGAACCGACCTTCCCATCCGCCACACGGCCGACTGCATGAAGGCCTCCCAGGTGCTGTCGCGCATTGCCGGCAAGTGGAGTGTGCTCGTCATCATGCTGCTCAGGGCGCACCCTTTGCGGTTCAGCGAACTGAAGCGCGGCATCGAGGGCATATCCCAGCGCATGCTGACCCTGACCCTGCGCAACCTGGAGCGCGACGGCCTCGTCACGCGGACGGTGACGCCGTCGATCCCGCCGCGCGTCGACTACGAGCTGACGGATCTCGGCCATTCGCTCGCCGGGCCGATCGAGGCCGTCGGCACCTGGGCGTTCCGCAATATGTCCCGGATCGAGGCCGCGCAGGCGCGCTACGACGCCACGGACTAG
- a CDS encoding VOC family protein: MTTRRSVLAAAASVLWAGVLTGVHGTGRALAGGAGRIPAHRRSMFIDRAGLRVRNLEGTILFYRQVIGLEVLSRTEHGALLGAGGAGFLELERDPGAAPAPVGAAGLYHLAFEMPTRPDLARWIVHAARHRIPVSGLADHRVTESVYLDDPEGNGIEVYASRPEAEWMWTGGQVAMGVFDLDLDPLLKLVDRSEEAYAGAPAAMRIGHIHLRVGDLAAAERFYSDLLGFDVTRRASGVVFLSSGKYHHHVAVNVWESAGAGRRGETDLGLSWFSVAIADRPALDDRKARLRSAGVPFRSIAGGIDVEDPWGNRVRLRAI; this comes from the coding sequence ATGACGACCCGCCGATCGGTGCTCGCGGCCGCCGCGAGTGTCCTCTGGGCGGGCGTCCTGACCGGAGTCCATGGGACGGGCAGGGCGCTGGCGGGCGGGGCGGGTCGCATCCCCGCCCACCGGCGGTCGATGTTCATCGACCGCGCCGGTCTGCGGGTGCGCAATCTGGAGGGAACGATCCTTTTCTACCGGCAGGTCATCGGGCTGGAGGTCCTCAGTCGGACCGAGCATGGTGCGCTCCTCGGCGCCGGCGGTGCGGGGTTCCTGGAACTGGAGCGCGACCCCGGTGCGGCGCCCGCTCCGGTGGGGGCCGCGGGCCTCTACCATCTCGCCTTTGAGATGCCGACACGGCCGGATCTTGCGCGCTGGATCGTCCATGCCGCTCGGCATCGCATTCCGGTGTCGGGCCTCGCCGACCATCGCGTGACCGAATCCGTCTATCTCGACGATCCGGAGGGCAACGGGATCGAGGTCTACGCCTCCCGGCCGGAGGCGGAATGGATGTGGACGGGTGGCCAGGTCGCCATGGGTGTCTTCGACCTCGATCTTGATCCGCTGTTGAAACTGGTCGACCGGAGCGAGGAGGCCTATGCCGGCGCGCCGGCGGCGATGCGCATCGGCCATATCCATCTGCGGGTCGGGGACCTCGCTGCCGCCGAGCGGTTCTATTCCGACCTGCTCGGCTTCGACGTGACCCGGCGCGCATCCGGCGTCGTGTTCCTGTCCTCCGGCAAATATCACCACCATGTGGCCGTGAACGTCTGGGAGAGCGCGGGCGCGGGCCGGCGCGGCGAGACGGACCTCGGGTTATCGTGGTTTTCGGTCGCGATAGCAGATCGGCCGGCGCTGGACGATCGAAAGGCCCGCCTGCGCAGCGCCGGCGTCCCGTTCAGGTCCATCGCCGGAGGGATAGACGTCGAAGACCCCTGGGGAAACAGGGTTCGGTTGAGGGCGATCTAG
- a CDS encoding TolC family outer membrane protein → MVLTLGVAICVGQGARAQTLMQALAEAYNNNPTLNQARAQLRVTDEGVPIAKSTGRPTATASLERGHVSSWSTSPGNGLPHYSSHYNPSTVALQIVQPIFQGFRTRNSVKQAEAAVLAQRESLKNTEQQVLLDAVTAYMDVIRDGAIVQLRERDLEFLDEQVGASRDRFEVGEGTRTDVSQAQARAASARSELNLARANLTTSRAVFQQIIGIKPQRLVGRTKVYGTLPRSVDGAVQIGRAEHPAIRASEMNIDAALYAVKVVEAEMLPTMTLEGNLSRQWQPSSSFDGRVDTASVYARVRVPLYQGGGVSARVRQAKEELGVARIQLDVNRDLVQSNIIASWGQLQAAMASIIAGRAAVAANQLALDGVIEEQKVGQRTTLDVLDAQRELINARVSLVTAERNKVVAAYTLLSTIGRLKAESLGLQVTAYNPEAHFEKVEDKWFGLRTPDGR, encoded by the coding sequence TTGGTTCTGACCCTTGGCGTCGCAATTTGCGTCGGCCAGGGCGCGCGGGCCCAGACCCTGATGCAGGCGCTGGCGGAGGCCTATAACAACAATCCGACGTTGAACCAGGCGCGGGCCCAGCTCCGGGTCACCGACGAGGGCGTGCCGATCGCCAAGTCGACGGGCCGGCCGACGGCGACCGCGTCGCTGGAACGCGGCCATGTGTCGAGCTGGTCGACGTCGCCGGGCAACGGCCTGCCGCACTATTCCTCGCACTACAATCCCTCGACCGTGGCGCTGCAGATCGTGCAGCCGATCTTCCAGGGCTTTCGCACCCGCAACAGCGTCAAGCAGGCCGAGGCGGCGGTGCTGGCCCAGCGCGAGTCGCTGAAGAACACCGAGCAGCAGGTGCTGCTGGACGCGGTCACCGCCTATATGGACGTCATCCGCGACGGCGCCATCGTGCAGCTTCGCGAGCGCGACCTGGAATTCCTCGACGAGCAGGTCGGGGCCTCGCGCGACCGCTTCGAGGTCGGCGAGGGCACCCGCACCGACGTCTCCCAGGCGCAGGCCCGCGCCGCCAGCGCCCGCTCGGAGCTGAACCTTGCGCGCGCCAACCTGACCACCAGCCGGGCGGTGTTCCAGCAGATCATCGGCATCAAGCCGCAGCGGCTCGTCGGCCGCACCAAGGTCTACGGCACGCTGCCGAGGTCCGTCGACGGCGCGGTGCAGATCGGCCGCGCCGAGCATCCGGCGATCCGCGCCAGCGAGATGAACATCGATGCCGCGCTCTATGCGGTGAAGGTGGTCGAGGCGGAAATGCTGCCGACGATGACGCTGGAGGGCAATCTCAGCCGCCAGTGGCAGCCGTCCTCCAGCTTCGACGGCCGCGTCGACACCGCCTCCGTCTACGCCCGCGTCCGGGTGCCGCTCTACCAGGGCGGCGGCGTTTCGGCGCGGGTGCGCCAGGCCAAGGAAGAGCTCGGCGTTGCCCGTATCCAGCTCGACGTCAACCGCGACCTCGTGCAGTCCAACATCATCGCCTCCTGGGGCCAGTTGCAGGCGGCCATGGCCTCCATCATCGCCGGCCGGGCGGCGGTCGCGGCCAACCAGCTCGCCCTTGACGGCGTCATCGAGGAGCAGAAAGTGGGCCAGCGCACGACGCTCGACGTGCTCGACGCCCAGCGCGAGCTGATCAACGCCCGCGTCTCGCTGGTCACCGCGGAGCGCAACAAGGTGGTCGCCGCCTACACGCTGCTGTCGACGATCGGCCGCCTCAAGGCGGAAAGCCTCGGCCTCCAGGTCACGGCCTACAATCCCGAGGCGCACTTCGAAAAGGTCGAGGACAAGTGGTTCGGCCTGCGCACCCCGGACGGCCGCTGA
- the guaA gene encoding glutamine-hydrolyzing GMP synthase: MTDTVLVIDFGSQVTQLIARRVREAGVYSEIVPFQSAGEAFERLKPKGVILSGGPASVLDENAPSAPPIVFEAGLPILGICYGQQTTCLQLGGMVEGGHAAEFGRAFVEIHEPSTLYEGIWSVGERHQVWMSHGDRVTRLPEGFAVRATSPNAPFAVATDEDRKIYTTMFHPEVYHTPDGAALLKRFVVDICGCKADWTMAAFRDEAIAKVRAQVGDGRVICGLSGGVDSSVVAVLLHEAIGEQLTCIFVDHGLMRLNEAQEVVGLFRDHYNIPLVHVDAANTFIGALEGESDPETKRKTIGRLFIEVFEEEARKIGGAEFLAQGTLYPDVIESVSFTGGPSVTIKSHHNVGGLPERMNMKLVEPLRELFKDEVRALGRELGLPEAFVGRHPFPGPGLAIRCPGGVSKEKLDILRQADAIYLDEIRKAGLYDAIWQAFAVLLPVQTVGVMGDGRTYEFVCGLRAVTSVDGMTADFFHFDMEFLGRVSARIVNEVRGINRVVYDVTSKPPGTIEWE; the protein is encoded by the coding sequence ATGACAGACACCGTTCTTGTGATCGATTTCGGCTCCCAGGTGACGCAGCTGATTGCGCGTCGCGTGCGCGAGGCCGGGGTCTACTCCGAAATCGTCCCGTTCCAGAGTGCCGGTGAGGCGTTCGAGCGGCTGAAGCCGAAGGGCGTTATCCTGTCCGGCGGGCCGGCTTCGGTGCTGGACGAGAACGCGCCGTCGGCGCCGCCCATTGTCTTTGAGGCGGGCCTTCCGATCCTCGGCATCTGCTACGGCCAGCAAACCACCTGCCTGCAGCTCGGCGGCATGGTCGAAGGCGGCCACGCGGCGGAGTTCGGACGCGCCTTCGTCGAAATCCACGAGCCCTCCACGCTTTACGAGGGCATCTGGTCGGTCGGCGAGCGGCACCAGGTTTGGATGAGCCATGGCGACCGGGTGACAAGGCTGCCGGAGGGCTTTGCGGTGCGCGCCACCTCGCCGAACGCGCCCTTTGCCGTCGCCACCGACGAGGACCGGAAAATCTACACCACGATGTTCCATCCGGAGGTCTATCACACCCCGGACGGGGCGGCGCTGCTGAAGCGCTTCGTGGTCGATATCTGCGGCTGCAAGGCCGACTGGACGATGGCCGCGTTCCGCGATGAAGCGATCGCAAAGGTTCGCGCCCAGGTCGGCGACGGAAGGGTGATCTGCGGGCTGTCCGGCGGGGTCGATTCCTCCGTCGTCGCGGTGCTGCTGCACGAGGCGATCGGCGAGCAGCTCACCTGCATCTTCGTCGACCACGGCTTGATGCGCCTCAACGAGGCCCAGGAAGTCGTCGGCCTGTTCCGGGACCACTACAACATCCCGCTCGTCCATGTGGATGCGGCCAATACCTTCATCGGCGCGCTTGAAGGCGAGAGCGACCCGGAGACCAAGCGCAAGACCATCGGCCGGCTGTTCATCGAGGTGTTCGAGGAAGAGGCCAGGAAAATCGGCGGCGCGGAGTTCCTGGCGCAAGGGACGCTCTATCCGGACGTCATCGAGAGCGTTTCCTTCACCGGCGGGCCGTCGGTGACGATCAAGTCGCACCACAATGTGGGCGGCCTGCCGGAGCGCATGAACATGAAGCTCGTGGAGCCGCTCCGCGAGCTCTTCAAGGACGAGGTGCGCGCGCTCGGCCGCGAGCTCGGCCTGCCGGAGGCTTTTGTAGGTCGCCATCCGTTCCCCGGGCCGGGGCTCGCCATCCGCTGTCCCGGCGGCGTCAGCAAGGAAAAGCTCGACATATTGCGCCAGGCCGACGCCATCTATCTCGACGAGATCAGGAAGGCCGGGCTCTATGACGCGATCTGGCAGGCCTTTGCCGTGCTCCTGCCGGTGCAGACGGTCGGCGTCATGGGCGACGGGCGGACCTACGAATTCGTCTGCGGCCTCAGGGCCGTCACCTCCGTCGACGGCATGACGGCGGACTTCTTCCATTTCGACATGGAATTCCTCGGCCGGGTTTCCGCCCGCATCGTCAACGAGGTCCGCGGAATAAACCGCGTCGTCTACGACGTCACCTCGAAGCCGCCGGGGACCATCGAGTGGGAATGA
- a CDS encoding protein-L-isoaspartate O-methyltransferase family protein, which produces MVDFTTARRKMVDSQLRTSNVTHYGVLAAMGEVPREDFVPAAQRSLAYIDEDILLKDADAGEPARYLTRPAPFARLVQLVAPGADDVALLVGAGGGYGAAVLAKMVSAVVALECDEELAKEAGKTLDELGIDNAAVVVGPLQAGWPGEGPYDVILVDGAVEKLPDGLLDQLKDDGRLVAVEGHGLAGKAIVYTRSDDDVSGRLGFNLALRSLPGFEKEPEFTF; this is translated from the coding sequence ATGGTCGATTTCACCACAGCGCGCAGGAAGATGGTCGACAGCCAGCTTCGTACCAGCAACGTCACCCATTACGGGGTGCTGGCGGCGATGGGCGAGGTGCCGCGCGAGGATTTCGTGCCGGCGGCCCAGCGCTCGCTCGCCTATATCGACGAAGACATCCTTCTGAAGGACGCCGATGCCGGCGAGCCGGCGCGCTATCTGACGCGGCCGGCGCCGTTCGCCCGGCTGGTGCAGCTCGTTGCGCCCGGGGCCGACGACGTCGCGCTTCTGGTCGGTGCCGGCGGCGGCTATGGCGCTGCCGTGCTGGCGAAGATGGTCAGCGCCGTCGTCGCGCTGGAATGCGACGAGGAACTGGCGAAAGAGGCCGGCAAGACGCTGGACGAGCTCGGCATCGACAATGCCGCCGTCGTCGTCGGGCCGCTCCAGGCCGGATGGCCGGGCGAGGGGCCCTATGACGTCATCCTGGTCGACGGCGCCGTGGAAAAACTGCCCGACGGATTGCTCGACCAGTTGAAGGATGACGGCCGGCTCGTCGCCGTGGAGGGCCATGGCCTTGCCGGCAAGGCGATCGTCTATACCCGCTCCGACGACGACGTCAGCGGCCGGCTCGGGTTCAATCTGGCGTTGCGGTCGCTGCCGGGGTTCGAGAAAGAGCCGGAATTCACGTTCTGA
- a CDS encoding L,D-transpeptidase: MTINRRGFVAAFPFVLAGCATVRQSPAESAIGSSYASMYAAVDTEPFPVPAIDLRKVKPAFLRREVAYRTDEWPGTIVVDPAARYAYLVLENGRALRYGVGVGKEEALNFRGEATIARKAEWPGWRPTLDMIKRDPKRYGPLKNGLPGGAGNPLGPRALYLYRDGRDTYYRLHGTVEPWTIGTTVSSGCIRLLNQDIMDLYRRVPVGTKVVVLPAGAATA, encoded by the coding sequence ATGACTATCAACAGACGTGGCTTTGTGGCCGCCTTTCCCTTTGTCCTGGCCGGCTGCGCCACGGTTCGGCAGTCCCCGGCAGAATCGGCCATCGGGTCCTCCTACGCCTCCATGTATGCGGCCGTCGACACCGAGCCGTTTCCTGTGCCCGCGATCGATCTCAGAAAAGTCAAACCGGCGTTCCTGCGCCGTGAGGTGGCGTATCGGACAGACGAGTGGCCGGGCACGATCGTCGTCGATCCCGCCGCGCGCTACGCCTATCTGGTGCTGGAGAACGGCCGTGCGCTTCGCTACGGCGTCGGTGTCGGCAAGGAGGAAGCGCTCAATTTCCGCGGCGAGGCGACGATTGCCCGCAAGGCCGAATGGCCGGGCTGGCGCCCGACGCTGGACATGATCAAGCGTGACCCCAAGAGGTACGGCCCGTTGAAGAACGGTCTTCCGGGGGGCGCCGGCAATCCGCTCGGGCCGCGCGCGCTCTATCTCTACCGCGATGGCCGTGACACCTATTACCGGCTGCATGGCACCGTGGAGCCGTGGACGATCGGCACGACCGTGTCGTCGGGCTGCATCCGGCTGCTCAATCAGGACATCATGGATCTCTATCGGCGCGTGCCCGTCGGCACGAAGGTCGTCGTCCTGCCCGCCGGCGCGGCAACGGCTTGA
- a CDS encoding LysR family transcriptional regulator, with product MDIAAALRAFIRTVERGSVTAAARDLGVSQPGVTKHLRNLERHVGARLLERSARIVRTTPEGQALYDTSREALATIEAALEGVRRDMGAVEGNLRVHAPSCLGAKHLHGIVMAFQRRHPDVTADLVLDNRDVDLVYENFDLAIKYGRPVDQDLIIRRLGSVRRILVASPDFLDRFGPIDTVERLSEVGIITNAALLASRDVLPLRHRDGGLVDVPVRAVLRTNNADVIAATLIKGHAAGPVQQLLVNDELAGGRLVRILPDYEVRPTEAFLAYPSVRFMRPVVRAFTDFAVPALRSVDGIVGTGERLSSEECPQSSMAARTTADA from the coding sequence ATGGATATCGCCGCCGCGCTGAGAGCCTTCATCCGCACCGTCGAGCGCGGCTCCGTGACCGCCGCCGCACGCGATCTCGGGGTCTCCCAACCCGGCGTCACGAAGCATCTGCGCAATCTGGAACGCCATGTCGGCGCGCGCCTGCTCGAGCGCTCGGCGCGAATCGTGCGGACCACCCCCGAGGGCCAGGCCCTCTACGACACCAGCCGCGAGGCGCTGGCCACGATCGAGGCAGCGCTTGAAGGCGTTCGTCGCGACATGGGCGCGGTGGAAGGAAATCTGCGCGTTCACGCGCCATCATGCCTCGGGGCGAAGCACCTCCATGGCATCGTCATGGCCTTCCAGCGGCGCCATCCCGATGTCACGGCGGATCTGGTGCTCGACAATCGTGACGTCGACCTCGTCTACGAGAATTTCGATCTCGCGATCAAATACGGCCGCCCGGTCGACCAGGACCTCATCATCCGCCGTCTCGGCTCGGTCCGGCGCATTCTCGTCGCCTCGCCGGATTTTCTGGACCGGTTTGGCCCGATCGACACCGTAGAGCGCCTGTCGGAGGTCGGCATCATCACCAATGCTGCCCTCCTCGCCTCGCGCGACGTCCTCCCGCTCCGGCATCGCGACGGCGGGCTGGTTGATGTTCCGGTTCGCGCCGTCCTGCGCACCAATAACGCCGACGTCATCGCCGCAACGCTGATCAAGGGCCACGCCGCCGGTCCGGTGCAACAGCTTCTCGTCAACGACGAGCTTGCGGGAGGGCGCCTCGTGCGCATCCTGCCGGACTATGAGGTCAGGCCGACGGAGGCGTTCCTTGCCTATCCGTCCGTCCGTTTCATGCGGCCGGTCGTGCGCGCGTTCACCGACTTCGCGGTCCCGGCTCTGCGTTCGGTAGACGGCATCGTGGGCACAGGGGAAAGATTGTCGAGCGAAGAGTGCCCGCAGAGTTCAATGGCGGCAAGAACGACCGCCGACGCCTAG
- a CDS encoding PopZ family protein has product MAKVNQDQEPSMEEILASIRRIISDDESAPAPGDAPVAEAPPPEPDLEPDADLSQDDLDALFDTPTPEPEPEPEPEPEPETELSQDDLDALFDAPTTPEPEPEPEPEPEPEPEPEPETDVLDLTEDLVETDDGGFDVEFAEFEAEEEPEPEVEPEPEPEPEPQPDLAAFASAARAEAPDEPLLSPTSDAAVSAAFGNLAHTILSNNARTLEDLVGEMLRPMLKTWLDDNLPALVERLVRQEIERVSRGR; this is encoded by the coding sequence ATGGCCAAAGTCAATCAGGACCAAGAGCCGTCGATGGAGGAGATCCTGGCGTCGATACGCCGGATCATTTCCGACGACGAGAGCGCTCCTGCGCCCGGCGACGCGCCCGTTGCCGAGGCACCGCCGCCGGAGCCCGACCTGGAGCCCGACGCCGACCTTTCCCAGGATGACCTCGACGCCCTGTTCGACACGCCCACTCCGGAACCGGAGCCCGAGCCGGAACCAGAGCCGGAGCCGGAGACCGAGCTTTCCCAGGACGATCTCGACGCGCTGTTCGATGCCCCCACGACACCTGAACCAGAGCCGGAGCCCGAACCGGAACCTGAGCCGGAGCCCGAACCTGAGCCGGAAACCGATGTCCTCGACCTGACCGAGGACCTGGTGGAGACGGACGACGGCGGCTTCGACGTGGAATTCGCCGAGTTCGAGGCCGAGGAAGAGCCGGAGCCTGAGGTCGAGCCGGAACCGGAACCCGAGCCGGAACCGCAGCCGGACCTTGCGGCCTTCGCCTCTGCCGCGCGCGCCGAGGCGCCGGACGAGCCGCTGCTGTCGCCGACCTCCGATGCGGCGGTTTCCGCCGCCTTCGGCAACCTGGCCCACACGATCCTGTCCAACAATGCCCGCACGCTGGAGGATCTGGTCGGCGAGATGCTGCGGCCGATGCTGAAGACCTGGCTCGACGACAATCTGCCGGCGCTGGTCGAGCGGCTCGTGCGCCAGGAGATCGAACGGGTCTCGCGCGGCCGCTGA